In Carassius carassius chromosome 7, fCarCar2.1, whole genome shotgun sequence, one genomic interval encodes:
- the socs1b gene encoding suppressor of cytokine signaling 1b, with protein sequence MVQHNDTDHADAQQGPSKPAESPKPCAVPPTHFHPFRDQQECDLITQAVEYLRHSGFYWGPLEVDEAHARLAKLPLGTFLIRDSMQANVFFTLSYQSPEGPTSVRVLLKDGGFSLAGSKHTFSCLFDLLGYYIASPKKSLSMPYRGEMPQSLQELARRAVVGSFGKDSIQHLPVSKKLKEFLWLYPFSI encoded by the coding sequence ATGGTCCAGCACAATGACACTGACCATGCAGATGCGCAACAGGGCCCATCCAAGCCGGCCGAGTCCCCTAAACCCTGTGCTGTCCCACCGACACACTTTCACCCCTTTCGGGACCAGCAGGAATGTGACCTCATCACCCAGGCTGTGGAATACTTGAGGCACAGTGGATTTTACTGGGGTCCCTTGGAAGTAGATGAAGCCCACGCTCGACTTGCCAAACTTCCTCTTGGGACATTTCTGATCCGGGACAGCATGCAAGCAAATGTTTTCTTCACTCTCAGCTATCAGTCTCCCGAGGGCCCGACCAGTGTGAGGGTGCTCCTGAAGGATGGGGGATTCAGTTTAGCGGGCAGTAAACATACTTTCTCTTGCCTTTTTGACTTACTAGGATACTATATTGCATCCCCCAAAAAGAGTCTGAGTATGCCGTATCGTGGAGAAATGCCGCAGAGCTTGCAAGAACTGGCGAGAAGAGCTGTGGTGGGGAGTTTTGGGAAAGATAGTATTCAACATCTTCCTGTGAGCAAGAAACTTAAAGAATTTCTGTGGTTGTACCCTTTTAGTATATGA